A region of Vicia villosa cultivar HV-30 ecotype Madison, WI unplaced genomic scaffold, Vvil1.0 ctg.000467F_1_1, whole genome shotgun sequence DNA encodes the following proteins:
- the LOC131628573 gene encoding uncharacterized protein LOC131628573 has translation MLDLFHEDISKIHSQEEAGKVTAAEDCSPELSCIPEHYPLNLLGMPVPDGTYVLDGSTEDSVEGGHYIKEVGQIEANIEVPNCDGKNIISKMQSPTTMDRNPMERCNDEVVCIGRHIQGHALDRRGLENNMTVNASNIRSYTAKSDEWNASNQICGSTHIMPFQDLTNKQLNPPNLKRKRTGQIDLDASGLTHENQEESADFYQSIPKKKTKTGELEGACNNCKCIKSQCLKRYCECFAAGVYCTGPCSCQNCLNKPINENIILEARKKNVPKVEDANKSGCNCNKSGCMKKYCECFKGGVGCSPSCTCQGCENINGRKIDDCIVWKPHLIWDWNKQKHYKSENILY, from the exons ATGCTTGACCTTTTTCATGAGGATATAAGTAAAATACATTCACAAGAAGAAGCTGGTAAAGTTACTGCCGCCGAAGATTGCTCACCTGAGTTATCTTGTATCCCCGAACATTATCCTCTTAACTTACTTGGCATGCCAGTACCAGATGGTACCTATGTACTTGATGGTTCTACGGAAGATTCAGTTGAAGGTGGACATTATATTAAGGAAGTAGGTCAGATTGAGGCAAACATTGAAGTTCCAAATTGTGATGGCAAAAACATTATTAGTAAAATGCAATCTCCAACAACAATGGATAGAAATCCAATGGAGAGATGTAATGATGAG GTTGTTTGTATCGGACGCCATATACAAGGGCACGCTCTAGATAGGCGCGGTCTAGAGAATAATATGACCGTTAATGCTTCAAACATCCGTTCTTATACAGCAAAATCTGATGAGTGGAATGCAAGTAATCAAATCTGTGGAAGTACTCACATAATGCCGTTTCAGGATCTAACGAATAAACAGTTGAATCCTCCAAACTTGAAAAGGAAGAGGACAGGTCAGATCGATCTGGATGCTTCTGGCTTAACACATGAAAATCAGGAGGAAAGTGCTGATTTCTATCAGAGTATCCCGAAAAAGAAGACGAAAACGGGGGAATTAGAAGGGGCATGCAATAACTGTAAATGTATAAAATCACAGTGTTTGAAACG aTATTGTGAATGCTTTGCTGCTGGAGTTTACTGCACAGGACCTTGCTCATGTCAAAACTGCTTGAATAAACCTATTAATGAAAATATTATCCTGGAAGCTCGCAAGAAGAATGTGCCTAAAGTT GAGGACGCCAACAAAAGCGGATGCAACTGCAATAAATCGGGGTGCATGAAGAAATATTGCGAATGCTTTAAGGGTGGTGTTGGTTGCTCCCCAAGCTGTACCTGTCAAGGATGTGAGAATATAAATGGTAGAAAGATAGATGACTGTATTGTTTGGAAGCCACATCTTATCTGGGACTGGAACAAACAGAAGCATTACAAATCCGAGAACATCTTGTACTGA